One window from the genome of [Clostridium] celerecrescens 18A encodes:
- a CDS encoding DNA topoisomerase produces MSKSLYIAEKPSVAQEFANALKANGRRRDGYIESDQVIITWCVGHLVTMSYPESYDPKFKRWSLSTLPFLPKEFKYEVIPNAEKQFKIVSGLLNRPDVDTIYVCTDSGREGEYIYRLVAQMAGVVDKKQKRVWIDSQTEDEILRGIREAKDESEYDNLSASAYLRAKEDYLMGINFSRLLTLRYGQHISNYLKSGKNTVISVGRVMTCVMGMVVRREREVRDFVKTPFYRVIGTFSKEDAVNPELSGMDFDGEWRSAPGSKYFESPFLYKENGFKERKYAEELINTLSLMDPMEGTVASIEKKKETKNPPLLYNLAELQNDCSRMFKISPDETLKQVQELYEKKLVTYPRTDARVLSTAVAKEIHKNIAGLKGFEPLAEAAAEVMEKGSFKTIEKTRYVNDKQITDHYAIIPTGQGLAALRGLSPLGLKVYEVIARRFISVFYPPAVYQKYALELVADTGNPAAEPAPNQLSGKEHFYANFRVMLEAGYLKVAEVSWGKKKQQDEGNGEAPSEDNGQEENNQESSQNQMDNPAFVAMLGTLKKGMKLPLKKLTIKEGETSPPKRYTSGSMILAMENAGQLIEDEELRAQIKGSGIGTSATRAEILKKLCNIKYLSLNSKTQIIVPTLLGEMIFDVVNASIRQLLNPELTASWEKGLTYVAEGSITPDEYMQKLENFVAGRTAGVLRLNNHYDLHGVFDAAAANYKKQK; encoded by the coding sequence ATGTCGAAATCGTTATACATTGCAGAAAAACCAAGTGTGGCCCAGGAGTTTGCCAACGCTTTAAAGGCGAATGGAAGACGCAGGGATGGATATATAGAATCGGATCAGGTGATCATAACCTGGTGCGTAGGGCATCTGGTAACGATGAGCTATCCGGAAAGCTATGATCCCAAATTCAAGCGGTGGAGCCTATCCACCCTTCCTTTTCTTCCCAAGGAGTTTAAGTACGAGGTGATTCCAAACGCTGAAAAACAATTTAAGATTGTAAGCGGCCTGCTGAACCGTCCTGATGTGGATACCATTTATGTATGCACGGACTCCGGGCGGGAAGGAGAATACATATACCGCCTGGTGGCGCAAATGGCAGGAGTGGTGGACAAGAAGCAGAAACGTGTGTGGATTGATTCCCAGACTGAGGATGAGATTTTACGAGGCATCCGGGAAGCAAAGGATGAATCCGAATACGATAATCTTTCGGCCTCAGCCTATTTAAGGGCGAAAGAAGATTATCTCATGGGAATTAATTTTTCCCGATTGCTTACACTAAGATATGGGCAGCATATTTCCAATTACTTAAAAAGCGGGAAGAATACGGTAATATCCGTCGGCCGGGTCATGACCTGTGTCATGGGGATGGTGGTGCGGAGAGAACGGGAGGTCCGGGACTTTGTTAAAACTCCGTTTTACCGTGTAATCGGAACCTTTTCTAAAGAAGATGCAGTAAACCCCGAATTATCGGGTATGGATTTTGACGGGGAGTGGAGAAGCGCTCCTGGATCCAAGTATTTCGAATCCCCATTCCTTTATAAGGAAAACGGCTTTAAGGAACGAAAATATGCGGAAGAGCTGATAAACACCCTGTCTCTCATGGATCCCATGGAAGGAACCGTTGCTTCCATAGAAAAGAAAAAGGAAACAAAGAATCCTCCCTTGCTTTACAATCTGGCTGAGCTTCAGAATGACTGTTCCAGAATGTTTAAGATCAGTCCTGATGAGACCTTAAAGCAGGTCCAGGAGCTTTATGAGAAGAAGCTGGTCACTTACCCAAGAACTGATGCCAGAGTTTTATCCACGGCGGTTGCAAAGGAGATCCATAAGAACATAGCCGGGCTTAAGGGCTTTGAACCTTTGGCAGAAGCAGCTGCAGAGGTTATGGAGAAGGGCTCTTTTAAGACCATTGAAAAAACCAGGTACGTCAATGATAAGCAAATAACGGACCACTATGCCATCATACCCACCGGTCAGGGACTTGCCGCGTTGAGAGGACTGTCTCCCCTGGGATTGAAGGTTTATGAAGTCATAGCAAGAAGATTTATAAGCGTCTTTTATCCCCCGGCTGTTTATCAGAAATATGCCCTGGAGCTTGTGGCGGATACAGGGAACCCCGCTGCAGAACCCGCCCCGAATCAGTTGTCGGGAAAGGAACATTTTTATGCCAATTTCCGGGTCATGCTGGAAGCGGGTTATTTAAAAGTTGCTGAGGTGTCCTGGGGAAAAAAGAAGCAGCAGGATGAAGGAAATGGTGAAGCACCTTCTGAGGACAACGGACAAGAGGAGAACAATCAGGAATCCTCTCAGAATCAGATGGATAATCCCGCATTCGTTGCTATGCTTGGCACCCTGAAAAAAGGAATGAAGCTTCCTCTTAAAAAGCTGACGATTAAGGAAGGAGAAACCTCTCCTCCCAAGCGCTATACATCCGGTTCCATGATCTTAGCCATGGAAAACGCCGGACAGCTTATTGAAGATGAAGAACTCCGCGCCCAGATAAAGGGAAGCGGAATAGGAACCAGTGCTACACGGGCTGAGATTTTAAAAAAGCTGTGCAATATCAAATACCTCTCCCTAAACAGCAAGACTCAGATAATTGTACCCACTCTTTTGGGAGAGATGATTTTCGACGTAGTCAATGCTTCCATCAGACAGCTTCTTAATCCGGAATTGACGGCAAGCTGGGAAAAAGGGCTGACTTACGTGGCCGAGGGGTCCATAACCCCGGATGAATATATGCAGAAGCTGGAGAATTTTGTTGCCGGGCGGACCGCAGGAGTTTTAAGACTCAACAATCACTACGATCTGCATGGTGTATTTGATGCCGCGGCAGCTAATTATAAAAAACAAAAATAG
- a CDS encoding LbetaH domain-containing protein has translation MKKEDMTNQDLFDTTHTIAKLLFEQTTYPWEILPKISEFIVSLGARLPKDEFVHVGKAVWIHKSINLPPTACMGENVIICKGAQIRHCAFIRGNAIIGEGAVIGNSSEIKNSILFDGVQVPHYNYVGDSILGYKSHMGASSLASNVKSDKSLVTVHAEDGDIETGLKKFGAIIGDFTEVGCGAVLNPGTVIGPKSNIYPLSCVRGCVDANSIYKNQGEIVEKKIEE, from the coding sequence ATGAAAAAAGAAGATATGACAAACCAGGACTTATTTGATACTACCCATACAATAGCAAAATTATTATTTGAACAGACTACTTACCCATGGGAGATCCTTCCCAAAATCAGCGAATTCATCGTCTCTCTGGGAGCGCGTCTTCCAAAGGATGAGTTTGTTCACGTGGGTAAAGCAGTATGGATTCATAAATCCATCAATCTTCCGCCAACTGCATGTATGGGTGAGAATGTGATCATCTGTAAGGGCGCACAGATCCGTCATTGTGCATTTATCAGAGGCAATGCCATCATTGGAGAAGGTGCTGTAATAGGAAACTCTTCTGAAATTAAGAATTCCATTCTTTTTGATGGCGTACAGGTTCCTCATTACAACTATGTAGGAGATTCCATCTTAGGCTATAAGTCACATATGGGTGCTTCTTCTCTGGCTTCCAACGTAAAATCCGATAAGTCTTTGGTAACGGTTCATGCAGAAGACGGGGATATTGAGACCGGCCTTAAGAAATTCGGTGCGATCATAGGCGATTTCACGGAAGTTGGCTGCGGCGCAGTCTTAAATCCAGGAACCGTAATCGGACCGAAGTCCAATATTTATCCTCTTTCCTGTGTCAGAGGCTGTGTAGATGCTAACTCCATCTATAAGAACCAGGGAGAAATCGTAGAGAAAAAAATTGAGGAATAA
- the upp gene encoding uracil phosphoribosyltransferase — MDNVTVFTHPLIQHKISILRDKRTGTNEFRALIEEIAMLMGFEALRDLPLQDVEVETPIETCMTPMIAGKKMAVVPILRAGLGMVNGILALVPSAKVGHIGLYRDEVTHEPHEYYCKLPSPIEQRTIVVTDPMLATGGSAVAAVDFIKQHGGRNIKFMAIIAAPEGLKRLREAHPDIQIYIGHLDRQLNDNAYICPGLGDAGDRIFGTK, encoded by the coding sequence ATGGACAATGTAACCGTTTTTACTCACCCGCTTATTCAGCACAAGATCTCTATTTTAAGAGATAAGAGGACAGGCACCAATGAGTTCCGTGCCCTCATCGAAGAAATCGCAATGCTGATGGGATTTGAGGCCTTAAGAGATCTCCCCTTACAGGACGTAGAGGTGGAAACTCCCATTGAGACCTGTATGACTCCAATGATTGCCGGTAAAAAAATGGCTGTCGTTCCTATCCTTCGTGCCGGACTGGGCATGGTCAACGGAATCCTGGCTTTGGTTCCCTCTGCAAAAGTAGGCCACATCGGCCTGTACCGGGATGAAGTTACCCATGAGCCCCACGAATACTACTGTAAGCTGCCAAGCCCAATCGAGCAAAGAACCATTGTTGTAACAGATCCTATGCTGGCAACCGGCGGTTCCGCAGTAGCCGCTGTGGATTTCATCAAACAGCATGGCGGAAGAAACATCAAATTCATGGCCATTATCGCTGCTCCGGAAGGCTTAAAGAGACTTCGTGAGGCACATCCGGACATCCAGATCTACATCGGACATCTGGACCGCCAGTTAAATGATAACGCCTATATCTGTCCTGGTCTGGGAGATGCAGGAGACAGAATCTTCGGTACAAAATAA
- a CDS encoding sodium-dependent transporter produces the protein MDKQHTAAKNGTFGSRIGFILASVGSAVGMGNIWMFPYRLGQYGGAAFLLVYFGFIFLFGMVGLSGEFAFGRLTGTGPIGSYDYAMKTRGKKGGGFIGAIPLIGSFGIAIGYAIIVGWVLKYLFGSLSGVMMNTDATVYFSSMTGKFGSMPWHFLVVVITVAVLAGGVLKGIEKVNAIMMPSFFILFAIIAVRVFFLPGALAGYEYLLVPRWEYLLKPETWVMAMGQAFFSLSITGSGMVIYGSYLDKKEDIPKAAITTAFLDTIAALLAGFAIIPAVFAFQMDPASGPPLMFITVPKVFSMIPAGRWVAVLFFLSVLFAGVTSLVNMLEVCSEAVQTHLHLSRKKAIFLVGAAVFIPGLFIEYEPYMGFFMDLITIYVVPFGAVLCSIMIYWVLKDGKIMEELNRGRKKPLGAAYLFTAKYIYVFLAALVFALSILYKGIG, from the coding sequence ATGGATAAACAACACACTGCGGCGAAGAACGGAACCTTTGGTTCGCGGATCGGATTTATCCTTGCCTCTGTTGGCTCTGCGGTAGGTATGGGAAACATCTGGATGTTTCCCTACCGCCTGGGCCAGTATGGGGGAGCCGCTTTTTTACTGGTGTATTTTGGTTTTATTTTTTTGTTTGGCATGGTTGGGCTTTCCGGCGAGTTTGCCTTTGGCAGGCTGACCGGGACAGGCCCTATTGGTTCCTATGACTATGCCATGAAGACCAGAGGAAAAAAAGGAGGCGGCTTTATTGGAGCCATCCCTTTGATCGGGTCTTTTGGCATTGCCATTGGCTATGCCATCATTGTAGGCTGGGTTCTTAAGTATCTGTTCGGATCCTTAAGCGGCGTGATGATGAATACGGATGCAACGGTATATTTTTCCAGCATGACTGGAAAATTTGGCAGCATGCCCTGGCATTTCCTTGTTGTTGTCATTACTGTGGCAGTGCTGGCTGGCGGTGTCTTAAAGGGGATTGAAAAAGTAAATGCAATCATGATGCCATCTTTTTTTATCCTGTTTGCAATCATTGCGGTCCGGGTCTTTTTTCTTCCAGGCGCTCTGGCTGGTTATGAATATCTGCTGGTTCCCAGATGGGAGTACTTGCTGAAGCCGGAAACCTGGGTGATGGCCATGGGACAGGCATTCTTTTCCTTATCCATTACAGGCTCTGGAATGGTCATTTACGGAAGCTATCTGGATAAAAAGGAAGATATTCCTAAGGCAGCCATCACCACTGCATTCCTTGATACGATTGCTGCGCTTTTGGCCGGCTTCGCCATCATTCCGGCGGTATTTGCTTTTCAGATGGACCCTGCAAGCGGTCCGCCGCTCATGTTCATCACAGTGCCAAAGGTCTTTTCCATGATTCCGGCGGGAAGATGGGTGGCAGTGCTGTTTTTCCTTTCTGTGCTGTTTGCAGGGGTGACCTCTCTGGTAAACATGCTTGAGGTGTGCTCAGAGGCGGTACAGACTCATTTACACTTATCACGCAAAAAGGCTATTTTTTTGGTAGGAGCCGCGGTGTTTATTCCAGGACTCTTCATAGAATACGAGCCTTATATGGGATTCTTTATGGATCTGATTACAATATACGTAGTTCCCTTTGGCGCTGTTTTATGCTCCATCATGATTTACTGGGTATTAAAAGATGGAAAGATCATGGAAGAATTAAACAGGGGAAGGAAGAAGCCTTTAGGGGCGGCTTATCTTTTTACTGCAAAATACATCTATGTTTTTCTTGCTGCGTTAGTATTTGCACTTAGCATCCTATATAAAGGAATCGGATAA
- a CDS encoding polysaccharide deacetylase family protein, protein MKRYNVIPALFIGCTLILSGCGQKNYVKTDLPATSVAASGETMSAAAEASEPVKIENPDSQAQQEEAVKNTSAAGITAALHTYKEGKVSIQYPVVSGLEDGAMEEKINALLKSNALEILKAYSVNEEKDSLSLTAKVNSVDRKRVTVVYTGLFSGDGAAHPVNVFFTNTVDLSMAKDLRLTDYVDPNALAEYIRSDDCQLYDATPELTEALIPYLVQTSLETYTKMFQKADFPMETASSGHTPAFPESFSYEDRGTIIVSIPVPHSLGDFALIKYTPETK, encoded by the coding sequence ATGAAACGATACAATGTTATCCCAGCCCTTTTCATCGGCTGCACCCTGATTTTAAGCGGCTGCGGGCAAAAAAATTATGTTAAAACCGACTTACCAGCCACCTCTGTAGCTGCATCCGGAGAGACCATGTCCGCTGCCGCAGAAGCATCAGAACCTGTAAAAATTGAAAACCCGGATTCCCAGGCTCAGCAAGAGGAAGCTGTCAAGAACACCTCTGCCGCCGGCATCACTGCTGCCCTCCACACCTATAAAGAGGGAAAAGTTTCCATTCAGTATCCAGTCGTCTCCGGATTGGAGGATGGGGCTATGGAAGAAAAAATCAATGCTTTGTTAAAAAGCAATGCCCTTGAGATATTAAAAGCCTATTCCGTCAATGAGGAAAAGGACAGCCTTTCTCTTACAGCAAAAGTAAACTCCGTAGACAGGAAGCGCGTCACAGTTGTATACACCGGACTTTTTTCCGGGGACGGCGCGGCGCATCCGGTTAATGTGTTTTTTACCAATACGGTTGATCTGTCCATGGCAAAGGATCTAAGACTCACGGATTATGTAGATCCCAATGCGCTGGCTGAATACATCCGTTCTGATGACTGTCAGCTCTATGATGCCACTCCTGAACTTACAGAAGCATTGATTCCTTATTTGGTTCAAACCAGCCTGGAAACATATACCAAAATGTTCCAAAAAGCGGATTTTCCCATGGAGACAGCATCCTCTGGACATACTCCTGCCTTTCCGGAATCCTTTAGCTATGAAGACCGCGGTACCATTATTGTTTCCATTCCGGTCCCCCATAGTCTGGGTGATTTTGCGCTGATAAAATATACTCCTGAGACAAAATAG
- a CDS encoding anti-sigma factor family protein, translated as MTCKEAERLVMPYINDELTDEELSEFLEHMESCLDCREELEIYFTVDVGIRQLDSETGNYNIKGALEAALEQSRQRLQVIRCIKIARYAVATVSVMALFFTVLLQCRIWLQWGLL; from the coding sequence ATGACATGTAAGGAAGCAGAACGTCTTGTTATGCCATACATCAATGATGAACTGACAGACGAAGAGCTGAGTGAATTTCTGGAACATATGGAATCCTGCCTGGATTGCCGGGAGGAACTGGAAATATACTTTACTGTGGACGTGGGAATCAGGCAGCTGGATTCCGAAACGGGGAATTATAATATAAAAGGAGCGCTGGAGGCAGCCTTAGAACAGTCCCGACAAAGGCTTCAGGTTATACGGTGTATTAAAATTGCCAGGTATGCGGTGGCTACGGTAAGCGTAATGGCCCTGTTTTTTACGGTCCTACTGCAATGCCGGATATGGCTGCAGTGGGGCCTACTATGA